A DNA window from Daucus carota subsp. sativus chromosome 3, DH1 v3.0, whole genome shotgun sequence contains the following coding sequences:
- the LOC108215447 gene encoding DUF21 domain-containing protein At4g14240-like yields MRVVSMSSVSLFGLWAGRNFGGGGGEEIVFGSLKWYVYAGVSCILVLFAGIMSGLTLGLMSLGVVELEILQRSGSDKEKRQAAAIFPVVQKQHQLLVTLLLCNAAAMEALPIFLDRIFHPVVAVGLSVTFVLIFGEIIPQAICSRYGLAVGANLVWLVRSLMMLCYPIAYPIGKVLDAALGHNHVLFRRPQLKALVSIHGQEAGKGGELTHDETTIISGALDLTLKTAEEAMTPIESTFSLDVNSKLDWEAIGKILARGHSRIPIFSGNTNNIIGLLLVKSLLTVRAETETPVSAVSIRRIPRVPANMPLYDILNEFQKGSSHMAAVVKAKTGNTVSDAVEEKGVGNKYPNGNHQLTVPLLSEIDEESDSFVVEVDNSSNTTVHKQTLITEDGVTVTDVADSIEDGEVIGIITLEDVFEELLQEEIVDETDVYIDVHRRIRVAAAAAASSIARAPSNRKLMPKAGQGKQGETQSPHSRPTRIAKEPMSGANR; encoded by the exons ATGAGGGTGGTGAGCATGAGCTCGGTGAGCTTGTTTGGCTTGTGGGCTGGCAGGAATTTCGGCGGCGGTGGGGGAGAGGAGATTGTGTTTGGATCACTTAAGTGGTATGTTTATGCCGGAGTTTCGTGCATTCTGGTGCTGTTTGCGGGGATCATGTCCGGGCTTACGTTGGGATTGATGTCGCTTGGAGTTGTGGAGCTGGAGATTTTGCAGAGGAGTGGCAGTGATAAGGAGAAGAGGCAAGCAG CTGCTATATTTCCGGTTGTCCAGAAGCAACATCAGCTTCTTGTTACCTTGCTTTTGTGTAATGCGGCAGCTATGGAG GCTCTCCCAATATTCCTGGATAGGATTTTTCATCCTGTTGTTGCCGTTGGGCTGTCAGTGACTTTTGTACTTATTTTCGGAGAG ATTATCCCGCAAGCCATATGCAGCAGATACGGGCTTGCTGTCGGTGCCAATCTCGTGTGGCTTGTTCGATCTTTGATGATGCTCTGCTATCCTATTGCATATCCTATAGGAAAG GTTCTTGATGCTGCCTTGGGACATAATCATGTTTTATTCAGGCGTCCGCAACTGAAAGCTCTCGTCTCTATTCATGGCCAAGAG GCTGGTAAAGGCGGTGAACTCACGCATGATGAGACTACCATCATAAGTGGAGCACTTGATTTAACATTGAAG ACTGCGGAGGAGGCTATGACACCTATTGAATCCACATTTTCACTAGATGTCAATTCCAAATTAGATTG GGAAGCAATTGGAAAAATCCTTGCGCGAGGTCATAGCCGAATACCCATCTTCTCCGGGAACACGAATAACATTATTGGACTTTTACTG GTCAAAAGTCTTTTAACAGTTCGAGCAGAAACTGAGACTCCCGTTAGTGCTGTTTCTATCAGAAGAATCCCTAG AGTACCGGCAAATATGCCCTTGTATGATATTCTCAATGAGTTTCAAAAGGGGAGCAGTCATATGGCAGCTGTTGTCAAAGCAAAGACCGGAAACACTGTGTCAGATGCTGTTGAAGAGAAAGGTGTTGGAAATAAATATCCTAATGGAAATCACCAGTTAACTGTCCCCCTGCTGTCAGAGATCGATGAAGAATCAGATAGTTTTGTGGTTGAAGTAGATAATTCTTCAAATACTACGGTGCATAAGCAAACTTTGATCACAGAGGATGGCGTAACAGTAACAGATGTGGCGGATAGTATTGAAGACGGAGAAGTCATTGGCATAATCACCCTGGAAGATGTATTTGAAGAGCTTTTGCAA GAGGAGATCGTTGATGAGACTGATGTGTACATTGATGTGCATAGAAG GATACGTGTAGCTGCTGCAGCTGCTGCCTCATCAATCGCACGCGCGCCTTCAAATCGGAAGTTGATGCCAAAG GCCGGCCAGGGGAAGCAAGGCGAAACACAAAGCCCGCATTCAAGACCAACAAGAATCGCCAAGGAACCGATGTCAGGAGCCAACAGATGA
- the LOC108212895 gene encoding uncharacterized protein LOC108212895, with translation METQIVDDGSNMERRFSGRERPLKVEFEQESVIVTAMDDIFNLNSVLTFAVFVGLSQASPGARSLENRDDCNAGPGVAKMLIVYEVLAFSFFLFSSLFAKLIKLNLRLQSRRFSFVRAPAFSLKDYMWILTAMTSVIGIVLLMLSVVNLVQIQIGLYSCGSTEARIAIWGVCTIVGSALITYVLSVCVGIVGLYAQNIEAQMFEEV, from the exons ATGGAGACCCAAATAGTCGATGACGGTAGTAAT ATGGAACGAAGATTTTCAGGAAGAGAACGTCCACTTAAAGTTGAATTTGAACAAGAAAGTGTTATCGTTACAGCAATGGATGATATTTTCAATCTCAACTCAGTGCTGACATTTGCGGTGTTTGTTGGATTATCTCAGGCATCTCCAGGCGCCCGCAGCCTGGAGAATCGCGATGACTGTAACGCTGGTCCAGGGGTAGCTAAAATGCTGATTGTGTACGAGGTTTTGGCCTtctcttttttccttttctcaAGCCTTTTCGCCAAATTAATTAAGCTAAACTTACGCCTGCAAAGCCGAAGATTTAGCTTCGTCAGAGCTCCAGCTTTCAGTTTGAAGGACTATATGTGGATCTTGACAGCAATGACATCTGTGATTGGAATCGTTTTGCTTATGCTTTCGGTAGTGAATTTAGTTCAAATTCAAATAGGTCTGTATTCTTGTGGGAGTACTGAAGCGAGGATAGCCATTTGGGGTGTCTGCACAATTGTTGGCAGTGCTTTGATAACTTATGTGCTGTCTGTGTGTGTAGGTATTGTTGGACTCTATGCTCAGAATATAGAAGCTCAAATGTTTGAAGAAGTCTAA
- the LOC108212897 gene encoding uncharacterized protein LOC108212897, which yields METEIVVPADHRGRRSSERVRPLKVEFEQESVIITAMDDIFNLNSVLTFAVFVGLSQASPGARSLENRDDCNAGPGVAKMLIVYEVLAFSFFLFSSLFAKLLKLNLRLQSRRFSFVRAPAFSLKDYMWILTAMTSVIGIVLLMLSVVNLVQLQIGLYSCGSIEARIAIWGVCTIVGSALITYVLSVCVGIAVLYAENTEEFGYV from the exons ATGGAGACGGAAATAGTCGTCCCTGCTGATCAT AGGGGAAGAAGATCTTCAGAAAGAGTACGTCCACTTAAAGTTGAATTCGAACAAGAAAGTGTTATCATTACAGCAATGGATGATATTTTCAATCTCAATTCAGTGCTGACATTTGCGGTGTTCGTTGGATTGTCTCAGGCTTCTCCAGGCGCCCGCAGCCTGGAGAATCGCGATGACTGTAACGCTGGTCCAGGAGTAGCTAAAATGCTGATTGTGTACGAGGTTTTGGCCTtctcttttttccttttctcaAGCCTTTTCGCAAAATTACTTAAGCTAAACTTACGCCTGCAAAGCCGAAGATTTAGCTTCGTCAGAGCTCCAGCTTTCAGTTTGAAGGACTATATGTGGATCTTGACAGCAATGACATCTGTGATTGGAATCGTTTTGCTTATGCTTTCGGTAGTGAATTTAGTTCAACTTCAAATCGGATTGTATTCTTGTGGGAGTATTGAAGCAAGGATAGCCATTTGGGGTGTCTGTACAATTGTTGGTAGTGCTTTGATAACTTATGTGCTGTCTGTGTGTGTAGGTATTGCTGTACTCTATGCTGAGAATACAGAAGAATTTGGATACGTTTAA
- the LOC108215448 gene encoding adenylate isopentenyltransferase 3, chloroplastic, whose translation MSMFTCKQISPSLNMPDGRHVLPFLHGSRTSKEKVVVVMGATGTGKSKLSIDVATRFSGEVVNSDKMQVYEGLDVITNKISEEESCGVPHHLLGIIDANADFTSTNFCNMASLAMRSTVGRGQLPIIVGGSNSFIEALVDDEIHQFRSRYECCFLWVDVSMPVLQRFVSDRVDQMVDNGMVNEARQMFSLDGDYSRGVKKSIGLPEFDHYFRAERFADLETRKKLLKKAIDEVKKNTCKLACRQVEKIHRLRTNKKWKIHRLDATDAFLKQGRRSDKAWDELVAAPSRAIVSQFLSTFESKKYYMDTSVRGAAIETAMVTATY comes from the coding sequence atgtcgATGTTCACGTGCAAACAAATTAGTCCTTCCCTAAACATGCCTGATGGCAGGCACGTCCTGCCATTTCTCCACGGCTCCAGGACGTCAAAAGAGAAGGTTGTGGTTGTCATGGGAGCCACTGGAACCGGGAAGTCCAAGCTCTCAATAGACGTGGCAACTCGGTTCAGTGGCGAAGTAGTGAACTCTGACAAAATGCAAGTCTACGAAGGCCTAGACGTGATCACGAATAAGATCAGTGAGGAGGAATCATGTGGAGTCCCTCACCATCTATTAGGCATAATTGATGCTAATGCAGATTTCACATCAACGAATTTCTGCAACATGGCTTCACTAGCTATGAGATCAACCGTGGGACGAGGCCAGCTTCCAATTATTGTTGGAGGCTCGAATTCGTTCATTGAGGCTCTCGTGGACGATGAAATTCATCAATTCAGATCGAGGTACGAGTGTTGTTTCCTTTGGGTGGATGTCTCAATGCCAGTCCTCCAGAGATTCGTGTCAGACCGCGTTGATCAGATGGTTGACAATGGAATGGTGAATGAGGCAAGGCAGATGTTTAGTTTAGATGGTGATTATTCGAGAGGTGTCAAGAAGTCGATAGGTTTACCCGAATTTGATCACTATTTCAGAGCAGAACGGTTTGCTGATCTGGAAACTCGgaaaaaattacttaaaaaaGCAATAGATGAGGTGAAGAAAAACACGTGTAAATTAGCTTGTCGTCAGGTGGAAAAAATTCATCGACTAAGAACCAATAAGAAATGGAAGATTCATAGGCTTGATGCAACAGACGCGTTTCTGAAGCAGGGCAGGAGGTCTGATAAGGCGTGGGACGAGCTTGTGGCAGCGCCAAGCAGGGCTATAGTGAGCCAATTTCTCAGCACTTTCGAGTCTAAGAAGTACTACATGGACACATCTGTCAGAGGGGCGGCCATCGAGACAGCCATGGTGACTGCAACTTATTAG
- the LOC108214905 gene encoding uncharacterized protein LOC108214905: MGFNSVYKVLQEVFPQVDSRILRAVAIENSKDADVAVGVVLSEIVPSLSVKSGKIATSPNHSPSLPNPYEDVEVPNTGGGTSGAGVNYGVSEKVIAAQQVSSRKPGESVSAEFDIPFVNFKSAGPSNVTNEVKDQVFVDAVDEFGENISLSGRRQVNSTEEDQIFPRRSSMLAERGNQPLNDTNGFVNSLSLHEEEQSSLDELVRKNHRSVTPVADVDPAAVQMISLNNSESNSQHVTEPISPVTEVEKPEADIASLAASGGDICSSEMVDYQNVNMVNITSDVSVEDLEKEEQSGVNSLFASDIGDFEDETSMEAIVTSRSGPMVSAELLEGIIENEKSEKIALRSAKDSLLSFINEVEMKEKSVEKAREEAAHGGLDTLARVEDLKKMLQRAKEANDMHAGEVYGEKAILSTEMRELKSRLHSLSDERVKALATLDEIHQALKLRLVSAEAEIKEAEREKLEKETSAFECLAREESRMQKVAEESKILEQQAEENSKLREFLIDRGQLVDMLQGEISVICQDVKSLKARFDQGVPLSKSLSSSRTTSISTSPSSSVLGASFEKLPEAEVVASPKSGKASSSNITDDELLYKNEIIGTGNEPVDDDWVFFDI, encoded by the exons ATGGGTTTTAATTCAGTTTATAAGGTTCTGCAGGAGGTTTTTCCGCAG GTTGATTCCCGGATACTGAGAGCTGTTGCTATTGAGAATTCTAAGGATGCTGATGTGGCTGTTGGGGTGGTTCTTTCTGAAATTGTGCCATCTCTTTCTGTAAAAAGCGGAAAAATTGCTACTTCTCCCAATCATAGTCCAAGTTTGCCCAATCCATATGAAG ATGTTGAAGTCCCTAATACAGGTGGGGGGACATCTGGTGCTGGGGTCAATTATGGAGTTTCTGAAAAAGTTATTGCAGCTCAACAGGTTTCATCGAGGAAACCTGGTGAATCTGTTTCTGCTGAGTTTGATATCCCCTTCGTGAACTTCAAATCTGCTGGTCCCAGTAATGTTACAAATGAGGTGAAGGATCAGGTGTTTGTAGATGCCGTGGATGAGTTTGGTGAGAATATCAGTTTATCAGGGAGGCGCCAAGTAAACAGTACAGAAGAGGATCAAATATTTCCTAGGAGATCATCTATGCTTGCTGAACGAGGTAATCAGCCTTTAAATGATACAAATGGCTTTGTGAATTCTCTGTCTCTTCATGAAGAAGAACAATCAAGTTTAGATGAACTCGTACGGAAGAATCATCGTTCTGTGACTCCAGTAGCTGATGTGGATCCAGCAGCTGTTCAAATGATCTCTCTGAATAATTCGGAAAGCAACAGTCAGCATGTAACTGAGCCAATCTCACCAGTTACCGAAGTTGAAAAACCAGAAGCAGACATTGCATCCCTTGCTGCTTCAGGGGGAGATATATGCTCCAGTGAAATGGTTGATTATCAGAATGTGAATATGGTGAATATTACATCAGATGTTTCAGTTGAAGATTTAGAGAAAGAAGAGCAGAGTGGAGTGAACAGCTTATTCGCTAGTGACATTGGTGATTTTGAGGATGAGACATCTATGGAGGCTATTGTTACCAGCCGATCTGGCCCGATGGTTAGTGCTGAACTTCTTGAGGGTATTATTGAGAATGAAAAAAGTGAAAAG ATAGCACTGCGTTCAGCTAAGGATTCACTTTTAAGCTTCATCAATGAAGTGGAAATGAAAGAGAAGTCTGTAGAGAAAGCTAGAGAAGAGGCTGCTCATGGGGGCTTGGATACACTTGCTAGGGTGGAAGACCTTAAAAAGATGTTGCAACGCGCAAAGGAAGCAAATGACATG CATGCTGGTGAAGTATATGGTGAAAAAGCTATTCTATCCACTGAAATGAGGGAGCTCAAATCTCGCCTACACAGCTTGTCAGATGAAAGGGTCAAAGCTCTTGCAACTCTTGATGAG ATCCATCAAGCGCTTAAGCTGCGGTTGGTTTCAGCTGAAGCTGAAATCAAAGAGGCAGAGCGTGAAAAGCTTGAAAAGGAAACCTCTGCCTTTGAGTGTCTTGCTCGTGAAGAAAGCAGGATGCAGAAGGTGGCTGAAGAATCGAAGATATTGGAGCAACAAGCCGAGGAGAATTCCAAG TTGAGAGAGTTCCTCATTGATCGAGGGCAATTAGTCGATATGCTACA AGGAGAGATATCAGTTATATGCCAAGATGTGAAGTCACTGAAAGCCAGGTTTGACCAAGGAGTCCCTTTGAGCAAATCTTTATCTTCCAGTCGGACAACCTCTATATCAACTTCGCCAAGTTCATCTGTACTCGGTGCATCATTCGAAAAGTTGCCTGAAGCAGAGGTGGTTGCTTCCCCCAAAAGTGGAAAGGCGAGTTCATCAAATATAACTGATGATGAGCTTctatataaaaatgaaatcatagGTACTGGCAATGAGCCTGTGGATGATGACTGGGTGTTCTTCGACATTTAA